The stretch of DNA TAATTAAATGTCACCTCGCTGTTTTATGGGGCTCGTATGCTTTCCTAACAACATTTGTTAGATGAGTTGGTAATTCCCGGCAGCTGTCTACTGTGTGGTGCATCTGTGAACCCATAACTAACAGAAAAGCATGAAGCCAGTTTGGGATCGCGCAGGCTAAGATGAGGGAGAAATGTGGATACACCGGGCAATGAACAACATAAACATTTCAAAAGCTATACACATTCGGATTGAGCCACATCTGTGTGCAGATTCAACTGCACTGACCCACAAAGCTATTCCCAAGTAACAGCCGCCCCAAGCCTGAGGCACTGGCGCCCCGCCTGGGCGAGGCTCGCTGCGCTCTCTCTTGGCCGGCGCCCGCTGCATGCGGTACGTGCCTGCCCGGCCCCTCGCCCAGGGTTCCCGTTACGCGGCTGCGTCCAGCTGGCCGCAGAGTCCCAGAACCTCCCCGGGATGCCCAGCTCGCGCTCTGCACGTCCGGCCCCGGGGCGATCATGTTCCCGGGGCGAGGGCTCGCGCCCCAGCTGGGTGCTGGTTGGTCGCGCCATGGGGCCCGAGGCCCGGCGATTGGTCCCAGGGATCAGGTCACGTGCTTCGGAGCAGATAAGCGGCCTCTAGGCGCTGGGCCCTCAATCTCTCCCAGCGAGCGCCGCGGGGGAAGGCAGGGAGCTGTGGTTCGAATTTGTGCAGGCGGTGGGTGCTGGCTTTCACGGTCCGCCGCCTCTCTGCCTAATGAGCTGCACCAGGTAGGTTCGCTGCACCTCTGCGCGCTAGGAACACAGGGGAAAGCGCAGCTCTGGGGAAGTTGGGGGGCGTTTCAGTTCTGTCATCTCTGGAAATGGGCACCCCAGGGGAGGATAAGGGAACTGACTGCTTAGTTGAATCTGGCAACCGAGAGGGCTTGGAGGTGTAGAAATTTGACTCTATTTCTTAAGCAGAGCCTATTTTAGCAATCAGCATCTTAAAGCAGAAGTTATCTTAACGTGAATCAGCTTGAGTTCTGATTTTCTCATGGATGCGGCTGTTCTTTTGGTCCTGCACAAATGTCGCAAAGACTCAGGCAGCTGAAGTGGTGAGAACAGCACTCTGACATTGCTGGTTAGGTGGTTtagcttggaagaaaaaaattacaggacGACGTTTGCATTCATTCGTCCTTCTTATCACAGTTTGCCATAGCAAAATCTCAAGAGTTTGAGCAAACGATTACTTTTAACTCTTGTCCAGGACTTAAAGTTCCAAGGAAATCACCCAAACTAAAACTGTCTTTCTATaaatgcaaaaagtaaaaataaaataaaataaaataaaaaaactgccataaaactactttaaatagCTTCTCCAGACATAGCTTAGCAGAAGACTTCTCTAAAAATCCTGCCTATTAACTATTATTAGACCCACAAATATAGCTTtagctttcatttgtttgttctaaGTTTGCAGGTCTCCCAGAAAAACCCCAGAGCTAATACAGTAAATTCTGTTAGGGTTATTACTCATTTTTGTGATAATGACCACTTGGATACATATTTAGAGCTGCTGTGAGGAGAGTTACTAAAGCCAGACTGAGAAATGTCATGTACAGAATACACACACCTCTTACTTGTAAGGCTAAGATAGGGAAAAAATCCTAATACCATAAGCTTGGAAATATATAATGAGGGCTAAAGGCCAGAGAAAAGTCTTCTTTGTGGCTTCTTGGTTTAATATTGCTGAGCATAGTcatgtttaaaactttaaatagcTTTGTCTTTCTACTTATAAATGTCTATTAGAAAATgccaaaaaaggaacaaaaatgaaaatagataatCTATAGTCCTATCACCCAGAGataataattattacattattagGAAAGGTGTATTTCTTATagagttttttaatatttataagtttgcatatatataatgtatattttaaaacactccAACTTTCAGGTAATCAGGTTTTCCACTTAAATGTGGACTTGTCATGGGCATCTCTTTAGATGAATTATCAATTACACAGTTTGTAAGTACATATGAATTATTGACTTGTATTTCAGTGGTTATTtgtgaaaaatgaggaagagcaTGACAATCAAAGTACAAAGAGAATTCTTTGACTTCTTCTCTAGCCTTCTCACTCTCAAAACTGTTGcatgttatttttggtttttttttttcaagtgaatTACCTTACCAGAGAAGTGTCAATCAATTTAGCAGCAAAATAAGCCAAAGTAGCCAGAGGGAGCAGAAGGTCTGGAACTGTGGCTTCTGAACCTCTCTGgtcattagaatcacctgggaagctttaagAACATATCCATCCCTTGGCCCTAGCCCCAGAAGTTCTGCCTCAGTGGTTCTGAGTCCCaggaattggaaagaaagaaaagagaagaaagagagagagagaatgagaggaagagaaaaagaaaggaaggaaggaaaggaaggaaaggaagaaaggaaggaaaggaagcagggaaggagggaagaaaagaaagaaagaaaatgaattcccCAGGCATAGTGACCAGACAGGTTTGAGGACCACTGGTCCAGAACAGAGCACACAGTTCTCAAGGCTGCCTGGGAGATAATCAAATCGAACCCTTTTATTtctcagatggggaaactgagacccccATCACCCTCTAAGTGTTTTAAGCAGTTAACACTTAGCCTTTAGCCAGCCAAGGGTAGAGGTAGACATAGAAAGAAGATCTGATCAGTTAATACTGTTCTCTTTTACTATATATGATAGCACCTGCCTGATATCTACTGCACTGGCTATAATTCAGTCAGCACAAAAATAGTACATATGTATTTGGCACTGGGAAAGAGCACTTCCGATCCAGGTGATAATCCCTCTTCCCTTTGCATTCCAGAATGATCCAGGTTTTAGATCCACGTCCTTTGACAAGTTCGGTCATGCCCGTGGATGTGGCCATGAGGCTTTGCTTGGCTCATTCACCACCTGTGAAGAGTTTCCTGGGCCCTTACGATGACTTTCAGCGAAGACATTTTGTGAATAAATTAAAGCCTCTGAAACCATGTCTCAACATAAAACAGGAAGCCAAATCACAGAATGACTGGAAGTGCTCGCACAACCAAGCCAAGAAGCGCGTTGTGTTTGCTGACTCCAAGGGCCTCTCTCTCACTGCCATCCATGTCTTCTCTGACCTCCCAGAAGAACCAGCGTGGGATCTCCAGTTTGATCTCTTGGACCTTAATGATATCTCCTCTGCCTTAAAACGCCACGAGGAGAAAAACTTGATTTTAGATTTCCCTCAGCCTTCAACCGATTACTTAAGTTTCCGGAGTCACTTTCAGAAGAACTTTGTCTGTCTGGAGAACTGCTCGTTGCAAGAGCGAACAGTGACAGGGACTGTGAAAGTCAAAAATGTGAGTTTTGAGAAGAAAGTTCAGATCCGTATCACTTTCGATTCTTGGAAAAGCTACACTGATGTGGACTGTGTCTATATGAAAAATGTGTATGGTGGCTCAGATAGTGATACCTTCTCATTTGCCATTGACTTACCCCCTGTCATTCCAACTGAGCAGAAAATTGAGTTCTGCATTTCTTACCATGCTAATGGGCAAGTCTTTTGGGACAACAATGATGGTCAGAATTATAGAATTGTTCATGTTCAATGGAAGCCTGATGGGGTGCAGACACAGATGGCACCCCAGGACTGTGCATTCCACCAGACCTCTCCCAAGACAGAGTTAGAGTCAACAATCTTTGGCAGTCCGAGGATGGCTAGTGGGCTCTTCccagagtggcagagctgggggagAATGGAGAACTTGGCCTCTTATCGATGAATTAAGCAACAATGTAACTGGTCTTGACTTGTCATATTCCCCCATGCAATCCTAGGTCTGTATTGCTCAATTTTAGGCAGCCTTTGCTACTCCATCAGTAGATTTAGATTTGAGCTTTTGAGACCTGGCTATGGAAAAGAAAGCCACTTGAGAATTTAGTGTTGGGGTCTATACAGATGATGTTACCCAATTTGGCTTTGGAGGTTCAAGTAACAggttgaaaactatttttataaaggtAATACTTTTTCAgtgccctccctccttccctctcaacCCACTAGCTTTCATGTTGGGCAAGGAAAAGTTGAAGAAGGATGGCTGATGGTGATGGAAAGCTGTGTTAATGGTATGAGGAATGTGTGAAAAGTATACACAAAGGGCTCTGAAGCTCAAGTCAGAGGAGTGGGAGGTCTGATCATTGTTGGTGGAAAAAATGTaaggttatttgtgtttttaagttGGTTTTACAATTCTTTCCTGGGGAAATTATTTCTGGAGGGGAAAAAGATCCATTCTACATATCCATGTGGAGAAAAGTCAAATAACCTTTAAGAATGTGGGTGGTATTGGAGAAAGATGAATTATAGCTCTGGAGAATCAAGATCTTAAGTGAAGCCTTTCTGTTCAGATGTgatctataaaaaaattataatttgggGAAAGTTTAAGCAAATCTGGCTTTGCAGTCCTGATGTTATAAGTGACTTTGTGATCAAAATGTCAGGCTTGGGTTCTTGTTATAGAATGCTTGGTGTAGAAAAACCATGCCATCATCAATGACTAACAACATGTAGGGACTTCATGTCATGTCAAAGATAGTTCTTTGCAAGTGCCTTGATTAAATCAGAAAACTGTCATCGTTTAGCCCAAATATCTGAATGGTCATCTGATAACTCATGAGTTTTTGTCCTCATAAGATGGTCCGCTCTGTACACAGGCATTCCTCATGCAATAATGTTGTATCTTTGAGACCATTGTCAGTGTACACAACTCACATCCTTCATATTGAAGGTGACTCATTTTTCTGCACACTTTTTTGATGTGATGTTTGACGTGAGGCCCGACACTAGGATTCTCAATGCAAGAATCCAGTACCTTGCACATAGAAGTAGCAACCCATCACTTGCCTATTTTCatcttgctgttttcttttttttaaaaaatggatgtgacttgttttgaatgttttgtattatacttgtttttgtgtgtgcataaATTCATTCTGTAGGATCTTAAGAAAGGGAGTCCCAGAATGTTGCTTCTATTATTGTGCACAACCATTGAGAAGTGTTACAAGAATGCAGTTAATTTTAACATGTGTGATGTGTCATGGTGGAAAAGTACTATTGGAATAGCTCTGCAGTGACAGAATTTGAAGTTTGGCTAGCATCCATACTTTTTTACTGTAAATATTTCACTCTCCTCTAGCTATCCTTGATGAGCTTCTCACTTCAAGAATAAATGTGTTTGATATAAGacctgagtatattttctttctcaaagccACAGTCAAATAAGAAACTCAACTGACATTCTCATTTTTCGTTGAGGAACAACTGAGCAGAGTTAGTACGGACTGAGACATGGATCCATCTGAGGATATTCACAAGGCCCCAGTCTCATTAGTGAGCACACTTCCTACCACCTGACCATTGGGGCTGGGGAGCAGGGGCAATAACTTGAGCTGTTGCTACTGCTTCTTCCCCCACCCTGACTGTCCTCATCTATGGTTTCTGCTCACATACACACAATCTCTGCTGGGTCAGGGTTATGTTGGAGGCCATGTCTCAGCTTTAAAATGGGGAAGGAGTTGGTGTGGGAAAGGTTGGAGTGGCTTCTACTCTTAGGCTACAGCACATTCCTGAATGGGCAGAACTTGCAGCTGCACAGAGGGGCATAGGGAAGGAGCAGTAGGTACCAGTCCTGGAATGAAGGGAGCAGCACAGCTCCTTGGGGTGAGAGGCAGCAGGTCCATGAACCTAAATTGTTGCTCCAGTTCGGCCTAAAATCTGCACAGTGTATCTAAAGAAAGATCTGCACCGTGTTGACCAATTTGCTAAAAAGGTCCAATTATGAAGAATAAACTTTTATCATATCATAGAATCCTCTGTGTCGGAGCTGTAAACTACAGACCTGCAGGCTGTGTCTGGGCACAGATGTATTTTATTTGACACgggatttttaaagaattaattgcCATGATATAACAATCCGCCAACTGCATTAAAAAATCTGGgtttactttttttcctgaaaaaattgTAAGGTCTCCTCGCATGGCAACAAATACATGAAGTTGAATAGCAGCTGTGCCCCTTAGATGGGGCATGCATCCTAGATGGGTCATACTGCCTCGTTTTGGCCACAGTCTCCACCCATGGCTTCACTCTCTCACACTATCTGCGGAGCTCTGCAAGTGCTGGAATTTATAGCCCCTATTTTGTTTCCTCTCTATTTATGCTGATGGTTCGGTGGACTGCCCTGTTCCCAGGGGATGGAGAAAAACCAAACTTGGGTCTGACAGGGACCTCGAAGACCATGGGGGCTCAAGTGCCTaactttataaaagaagaaactaaGATCCAGATAGGTGGAGTGACTTGTTTAAGGTAGTGTGGCCAGGGTGAGCCAGCTGAACAGTGACTTGTCACTTAGTGTCCCTCCCTCTGCTTCACACGGCCTCCTTGAAATCTCCCATGAAGGTGCCCCTTCTCCCACAGCCCCCTTCTTACAGGGGAGCTATTTCCAGGCAGGCATGACCAACTTGTGCTGGTCACCTGTGCCAGCTTGACCCAATTTTGGGGTGACCCTGGGCAGCCGATGAGGGAGGAGCTGGTCAAAGAGCAGGGTGTTCCTGGAGCTTTACTTCAAATAGAATTAACTGCATTTCACATCCTGCTATCTTGCCTAATAGTAGAAGcaactttgcttttaaaaatttaacatgagAGAATAACTTGAATTTGGAATGCATGATATTCTGttccaaaaaatataaagtttaatttagttatttaaggaaggactatttttttttcctctaaattgaTGGCTCTCCTTTTAGTTCATCCCCAAACTGAAAGGCTGGAAATTTCTAGTGTGGTAGTGAACTGTGCATCTTTATCAATGTGAATCCAAAAGTTCTGCACA from Papio anubis isolate 15944 chromosome 11, Panubis1.0, whole genome shotgun sequence encodes:
- the PPP1R3C gene encoding protein phosphatase 1 regulatory subunit 3C; translation: MSCTRMIQVLDPRPLTSSVMPVDVAMRLCLAHSPPVKSFLGPYDDFQRRHFVNKLKPLKPCLNIKQEAKSQNDWKCSHNQAKKRVVFADSKGLSLTAIHVFSDLPEEPAWDLQFDLLDLNDISSALKRHEEKNLILDFPQPSTDYLSFRSHFQKNFVCLENCSLQERTVTGTVKVKNVSFEKKVQIRITFDSWKSYTDVDCVYMKNVYGGSDSDTFSFAIDLPPVIPTEQKIEFCISYHANGQVFWDNNDGQNYRIVHVQWKPDGVQTQMAPQDCAFHQTSPKTELESTIFGSPRMASGLFPEWQSWGRMENLASYR